The genomic DNA CCTTATCGTTTCTTTGTAGGAGGGCGTATCGGTAGTGGTCATCAATGGTATTCATGGATTCATCTTGAAGATTTAAAACGCGCAATTCTATTCTTGATTGATCATAAAACAGCTTCCGGTGTGTACAACCTTGCTGCACCTGCGCCTGAAACGCAAAATCAGTTTGGGAAAATACTTGGAAATACGTTGCATCGCCCCCACTACACATGGATGCCAGCTACACTTATGCGACTAGTTCTAGGGAAAATGTCAACATTGGTACTTGATACACAATTCATCGTCCCTCAAAAACTCAATCAGCTCCACTTTACATTTAATTATCCAACGCTTTCACTTGCACTTAATGACATCTATAGCCATTAAGTGAACTGACCCGTGTTGAATGCTAAAAGTGCTCCGATGATATCATTTCTAGTGATATAATCAATCAGAATTGACACGTTGAAACACCATACATGTCAGTTCTGATTTTTAATGTTATCGCTAATTAAATCGCGCACATAAAGACACTTTATTTTAATTGTATCTGATAAAACGCAAGATTAAGCCATTGTTCAAATTTATATCCAACTTTCTCTAACGTTCCCATATGTCGAAATCCAAATTTTTCATGTAACAGTTTACTTTGTATGTTTTGATCATCAATACCTGCCACCATCGTTTGAAACTGTTTTTCACGGGCATCTTGAATTAATATTTCTAATAATTGAGAAGCAATGCCTTGTCTTCTCGCATTAGGACTGACGTATAAAGAATGTTCGATCGTAAATTGGTAAGCGGGCCAATTTCTAAATTGACCATACGTAGCAAAGCCTAAGACCTCCCCATTCCGTTCGTATACAAATACAGGTTGTTGTAATTGTTGTTTCGTTTGAAACCATTTTTCACGTTCTTCTAATGTTACTGTTTCATATGTATAGACAGCAGTCGTATGCTTAATCGCATGATTGTAGATTTCTTGAATTTGAGTCAGATCATTCACTTGTGCCTGTCTTATCACGTCTTTTCTCCCCTTTTCCCTCATTTAAATAAAGCCTATTTATTTTTTCATTAAAAAAGAGTGGCGCATAAATCTAAAATACGCTTTCAGATTTCATTGCTCCACTCATTACATATTAAGATGAGATAGGTTCATCATCTTATAAATAACAGAAACTTCTCTATTATTCTGGTTGCATTACTTCATCAATTAAGCCATAAGCTTTAGCTTCTTCAGCAGTTAAGAAGTTATCACGATCAGTGTCTTTCTCGATTTTTTCAATATCTTGGCCTGTACGTTCAGCTAAGATTTTATTTAATTTTGCGCGTGTTTTTAAAATGTGGTTCGCAGCAATTTCGATTTCAGTTGCTTGACCTTGCGCCCCACCAAGTGGTTGGTGAATCATCACTTCAGCATTAGGTAACGCGTAACGTTTTCCTTTAGCTCCTGCTGCAAGTAAGAATGAGCCCATTGAAGCAGCCATACCAATACAAATTGTTTGTACATCTGGTTTGATATGTTGGATTGTATCATAAATCGCAAATCCAGCTGTTACACTACCACCAGGAGAGTTGATATAGAGGTAAATATCTTTTTCTGCATCTTGTGCTTGTAAAAATAAAAGTTGTGATACGATTGAGTTTGCTACATTATCGTCAATAGCAGACCCTAACATAATAATACGGTCTTTTAATAAACGTGAATAAATGTCATATGCACGTTCCCCGCGATTTGTCGTTTCAATTACTGTAGGAATTAAATTCATAGATTATTTCCTCCTAATTTCTTTGATTTGATTTTATTCTAACCTAAAAGTCAAACATGGTCAAAAATTACGCTTTTAACTTTCACTATTTTAAGAGTTGACCCCTACAATGCATGAAGGTAAAATGATGAGTGTACGTTTCAATTTACCCCTCGTAGTGTAATGGATAACACTTAAGATTCCGGTTCTTACAATAGAGGTTCGATTCCTCTCGAGGGGGCTATCTTACTTTTTAAAATCAAGGCCCCCTAACGATGGGGTTCTTTTTATTTTACTCGTTAATCATATACCATATTATATTGAACTTCAGTGATTTAAAACGATGTCATTTCTTACGAAGTTTTATTATACAAAGAAAGCGCTCAGACGATTTTCTAGTAAAAGTCTCTGAGCACCATTTTTTTGAATTGATGTCTAAGCCCATATCGCGCATACTTTACGAAATGCACTATCAAATAGCATTGAAATATAACATAAAAAACAGGTTATCCAGACTGATTAATTGCCTACTTTTTACACTTCAAATCGTTCTCCGCTTCTGATTTTATCCGCCATTTCGTTTAACTTTCTTAAACGATGATTGATGCCCGATTTCGAAATGGTTCCCGTACTGACCATTTCACCTAATTCTTTCAATGAGACATCTTGATGTTCAATTCTTAATTTTGCCACTTCTCTCAGTCGATCCGGCAAATTATCTATCCCAATTTCTTCATCTATCAGTTGAATACTTTCAACTTGCTTCATAGCTGCACTGACCGTTTTATTTAAATTCGCTGTCTCACAATTTACCAGTCGATTTACAGAGTTTCGCATGTCTCTGACTATTCTAACGTCTTCAAATTTGAGCAATGCTTGGTAACCACCGATTAAACTTAAAAATTCTGCTATACGTTCCGCTTCTTTAAGATACGTAATCCAACCTTTTTTACGCTCCAAACTTTTCGCATTGAGCTCGTATGTATTCATCAATTGCGTAAGTCCTTCAGAGTGACCCTCATACAGAGAAAATATTTCTAGATGATATGATGAAGTTTCTGGGTTATTAACTGAACCTCCTGCGAGAAATGCGCCGCGTAAATAACTTCTTCTCATTTCGTCATCTTTAACCATAGTTGGATCGATATCATGGCTAAACATTCCATTTTTAAGTATTCCTAACTCGTCTAAAATCTCTTTTGCTTTCATTTTTATTCGACATATATAAATGTTATTTTTCTTTAATTTCATCTTTTTACGTACTAATATTTCGACTTCAACCTGAAAAACAAGTTTTATTAGTGTATAGATACGTCTTGCAGTTGTGGCATTTTCAGTTTGAATATTAATGACAAACTGTTGATGCGATAGGCTTAAGGCCCCGTTCATACGAATTAAAGCACTGAGCTCTGCCTTAGCGTTATCTTTATCAACTTCAATCCTTGTCAGCTCATTTTTCATTTCTGATGCAAAGCTCATAATGAATCGTTTCCTTTCTATTTATCAAGAATCAATATGGCTAAAGTTATGATTTGAATTGATCAGGGTCAAATTGAATTGTACTAATTTCTTGTAATGCAATTTCATAAATCATCTCTGCCAATATTTCTGTTCGATGTCTCACGTATTCGTGCTCTGTAATTTCAGCGAGATGCTCTCCTGTTACAAGTTGAACACCTTGTTCCTTTAATACCTCTTCATCACAATAAACAGGTTTAGCACCTTTGTCTTCATACTTTTGAAGTATTTCTTGTGAGAATGGTAATTGATTCGCAATCACAAAATCAATGACATTTGCACCCAGTTGTTGATGAATGGCACGAATATGATCTGTAACTGTATATTCATCTGTCTCTCCAGGCTGGGTCATTATGTTTGAAACATATAATTTTTTAGCATCACTTTCGACAATAGCTTCGGCAATGCCATTGACACAAAGGTTAGAAATCACACTCGTATAAAGAGAACCAGGCCCTAAAACGATTAAGTCTGCTTCTCTTAGTGCTGCAACAGCTTCATCCATCGGTTTCACATCAGCCGGCTCTAAAAAGACACGTTTAATTTTTTTATGTTTTCGAGGAATATTAGATTCACCCGTTACGATTTCTCCATCTTCCATCTCTGCGTTAAGCGCGACACTTGAATTTGTAGACGGTATGACGCGTCCTTTGATATTCAAGATTTTACTGAGCTCTTTTACCGCATGGCCAAAATCATTCGTAATATTGGTTAATGCGGCAATCAATAAGTTGCCAACAGAATGGCCGCTAATGATATCCTTTTCGAATCGATATTGGAACAGCTGTTCTAACAGCGGCTCGACATCACTCAATGCAACCAGTACGTTCCTTACATCACCCGGTGCTGGTATATCCATTTCGCTTCTGATTTTGCCTGTACTTCCGCCGTCATCTGCGACTGTTACAATCGCTGTAATATCTATTGGGAAGGATTTGAGACCCCTTGCCAAAACAGATAAGCCTGTCCCTCCGCCAATCAGCACTAATTTGAGTTGTTTCATTTTATTCGCCACTTTCTATATGTGCATCACGATGATGAACATATATGTTATAATCATACGTCTGCTTAAGTTCCTCAGCTAATCGTTGTGCTAATGCGACAGAACGGTGTTGTCCTCCTGTACAACCAATTGCAATAACAAGTTGTGATTTCCCTTCTTTTTTATATCCAGGAATCATGAATAATAAGAGATCCAATAATTTTTCATAAAATGTATTCGTCTCTTTCCATTTCATCACGTATTTATATACTTCTTCGTCCATACCTGTCAACGGACGGAGCTCCTCTACATAAAAAGGATTCGGTAAGAAGCGTACATCAAAAACCAAATCTGCATCTATTTGAATACCATGCTTGAAACCGAAACTTGTCACATTGATTGTAAATGTTGATTTATTCTCTTTATTAAAATTCTCGTATACTCTTTTTCTTAATGCTTTCGGTGTTAACTTTGTAGTATCTAAAGTATAATTGGCCAAACTTCTCACTTCGGCAAGTAAATTACGTTCTTCATTTATCGCTGCAACTAGAGTTAAATCGCCCTGCTCTTGAAGCGGATGCTTACGGCGTGTTTCTTTATAACGAGAAATTAATTTTTCCGTTTCAGCATCTACAAACAGTACATCTACGATTACATTTTTTCTACTTTGCACAGCATCTATTTCACGCACTAAGTATTTAAAAAATTCTCGTCCTCTTAGGTCGATACCAATCGCTACTTTTTGTAACGAAGGGTTGCCTTGCTCCATTAATTCTACAAACTTAGGCAATAAAATAGGTGGAAGATTATCGACACAAAAATAGCCTAAATCTTCTAAACTCTGAATAACGACAGATTTTCCAGCGCCTGAAAGTCCTGTAATGACGAGTAATTCACTTTTAACGATTTCATTGTTTTCTTCATGTTGCATTGTTGACCACCATCCCTTAAGATTCTCTTTTAGTGTACATGAAAATCCTTCAAAGTCATAGACAGAAAGCTAAAATTTAACACTTTTCATAACCGTATGTATTGATGATGATGTAACAATGATAGTCTCTACCAATATACTTTAACAACTCGGCTAGCACTCATTTTCTGATCATCTTGTCATAACAAAGCACTATTTTCATAAGCATAAAAAACAATGATAAATAAAAAGAGTGGGACTTGGAAACTCGTTGTTACGTTAGATTCCATTGTCCCACCTGTATAGGGTGTCGTTTATTTAATATATGAACACGCAAAATATAGCGTATTCGAACAGATTAACTTCAATCTTATAAAACGATTACTTAAAATCGTGATTAAGCTTCATCGTGCAAGCTTTCGATATACGCTTGAACACTTTCTGCTGCGATACTACCATCACTTGTTGCTGTTACGATTTGACGTAATCCTTTTTCACGAACATCTCCAGCTACATAAATCCCTTTAACAGCTGTGCTCATGTCTGGATTTGCGACAATATAGCCTGCTTCATTTGTAATGCCTAAGTTTTCAAACGGTTGTGTAAGAGGTTTCATGCCGATATAGACAAATAAGCCATCCGCATCCACTGTTTGTTCAGTGCCATCAACTGTTGAAACTAACGTCAATGAACCTACTTTACCATCTTTTTCGTTAACTGATTTAAGTGTATGGTTCCAAATAAAATCAATTTTTTCGTTTTTGAACGCACGATCTTGTAATATTTTTTGTGCTCTTAATTGATCTCTACGGTGAACAATAGTCACTTTATCTGCAAATTTTGTTAGATAAGTTCCTTCTTCAACAGCAGAGTCTCCTCCACCTACAACGTAGACATTTTTATTTTTAAAGAAGGCGCCGTCACATACAGCACAGTAACTCACACCACGGCCACCAAGTTGTTCTTCTCCAGGTACACCAATTTTTTTGTATTCTGCACCTGTTGCAATAATCACAGCAGTTGCCTCGATTTCGCTTGTGCCGAGATCGATAACTTTGTAATCGCCTTTATCTTCGATGCCTTTAATATCACCATATTTGTATTCGGCACCAAATTTTTTAGAGTGATCGAACATTTTATTTGATAAATCCGGTCCTGAAATCATTTCAAAACCTGGGAAATTTTCAACTTCTTCAGTGTTCGCCATTTGTCCACCTGGCACACCGCGTTCAATCATAACTGTTTTTAAATTCGCACGTGAAGCATAAACCGCAGCTGTCATACCTGCTGGGCCTGCACCGATGATTGCAACATCATATCTTACTTGTTCTGACATGATTCGTTCCTCCTCTTAATTTCATCATAAAAATTTTACAACATTTAAATACGAGACTCAAACTTATATGCTCAACAACCAATTGAGCGCAATTTCAAACATTTCTGGACACACGTCAAATAGTTCAATGAGCTCTTGTCGATTTAATGATTGTGCACCAGCATTAAAATACAAATAGGTAACTGCCGCAACATATGCGTTTACTTCATCAACATCTATTTTTTCCACCGATAAACTATCTGCATAATTAATCCAACTTAAAAATAATGCATCATCACCTTTAGTTTTAGGGAGGTGATAAAGCTTTTCCATTCCTTTGTGTATAAAATGTAACTTTGTGAGCTGTAGGTTTTGTATTAAATAGGAAAGATAGAGTTTCTCATAATCGCCTAGTGTTTCTAATATATCCCATACATCTTTCGTCATTAAAACCTCTTTACCATTTAATTGATTCAATAAAAAGAGCCCATAAAGACGTTCATGCTGATCCTCACTGGTTAATAGTGGTTCAATATGACGGTTAAAGTACTGTCTACTTTCATCCACGACCCAAGGTGGAAAACCAGGATTCGCTTTAAGAAATTGTGTCAATGCTTGCCAAAAATATTCACTTTGTTCAATATGACCCAGGTAATAATAATTATATGAAAGTGCATGAAAAAGCTGGAAAGTTTGAAATTTTCCTCTTCGGTGGAGGGGTAAGAGTAAATATTGTGATGCTTGATATTGCTTTAAATAACTTAACACGATTCCCAATTTAAAAGATTCTTCATCGTTAATTGGGACGACTTTATTGAGTAGTTTGAGGTAGTGATTAAACAGTGTTTGTTCATTCATATTATACAACAATAAAGTATAGTGACATAAAGCATGGACATCTGAAGCGTCTTCTTTCAAAAGCCGTTCAAACATTTCTTTTGCAATCGTGTTCTCGTTTAAATAGAGATAGCACATGGCAAGTAAATTTCGAATGAGGCGATTTTCTTGAATGACTTCATCTTGTCGTAGTAAGTACGCTCTGGCATCTAACAAGCGCCCTTGCCCAAACAAATATTGAAAAACGACTTGTGTTACAAACAATTGGCTTTCTAATTCAAGTTCATTT from Staphylococcus schleiferi includes the following:
- the rapZ gene encoding RNase adapter RapZ, with product MQHEENNEIVKSELLVITGLSGAGKSVVIQSLEDLGYFCVDNLPPILLPKFVELMEQGNPSLQKVAIGIDLRGREFFKYLVREIDAVQSRKNVIVDVLFVDAETEKLISRYKETRRKHPLQEQGDLTLVAAINEERNLLAEVRSLANYTLDTTKLTPKALRKRVYENFNKENKSTFTINVTSFGFKHGIQIDADLVFDVRFLPNPFYVEELRPLTGMDEEVYKYVMKWKETNTFYEKLLDLLLFMIPGYKKEGKSQLVIAIGCTGGQHRSVALAQRLAEELKQTYDYNIYVHHRDAHIESGE
- a CDS encoding GNAT family N-acetyltransferase, whose product is MIRQAQVNDLTQIQEIYNHAIKHTTAVYTYETVTLEEREKWFQTKQQLQQPVFVYERNGEVLGFATYGQFRNWPAYQFTIEHSLYVSPNARRQGIASQLLEILIQDAREKQFQTMVAGIDDQNIQSKLLHEKFGFRHMGTLEKVGYKFEQWLNLAFYQIQLK
- the trxB gene encoding thioredoxin-disulfide reductase, with product MSEQVRYDVAIIGAGPAGMTAAVYASRANLKTVMIERGVPGGQMANTEEVENFPGFEMISGPDLSNKMFDHSKKFGAEYKYGDIKGIEDKGDYKVIDLGTSEIEATAVIIATGAEYKKIGVPGEEQLGGRGVSYCAVCDGAFFKNKNVYVVGGGDSAVEEGTYLTKFADKVTIVHRRDQLRAQKILQDRAFKNEKIDFIWNHTLKSVNEKDGKVGSLTLVSTVDGTEQTVDADGLFVYIGMKPLTQPFENLGITNEAGYIVANPDMSTAVKGIYVAGDVREKGLRQIVTATSDGSIAAESVQAYIESLHDEA
- the whiA gene encoding DNA-binding protein WhiA, translated to MSFASEMKNELTRIEVDKDNAKAELSALIRMNGALSLSHQQFVINIQTENATTARRIYTLIKLVFQVEVEILVRKKMKLKKNNIYICRIKMKAKEILDELGILKNGMFSHDIDPTMVKDDEMRRSYLRGAFLAGGSVNNPETSSYHLEIFSLYEGHSEGLTQLMNTYELNAKSLERKKGWITYLKEAERIAEFLSLIGGYQALLKFEDVRIVRDMRNSVNRLVNCETANLNKTVSAAMKQVESIQLIDEEIGIDNLPDRLREVAKLRIEHQDVSLKELGEMVSTGTISKSGINHRLRKLNEMADKIRSGERFEV
- a CDS encoding tetratricopeptide repeat protein, which codes for MMTQKNNIIQLWSDVSVYERLAQQKMQQQDYVKAQRYLEKVLELSPDHFEAKQQLATCLIKLNAPSKAEAIYYEEISKGSELEASYYELSQLNIDLNEPNKAYLFGLSYAFIAEDEDYREELESMFEVSFTGENELELESQLFVTQVVFQYLFGQGRLLDARAYLLRQDEVIQENRLIRNLLAMCYLYLNENTIAKEMFERLLKEDASDVHALCHYTLLLYNMNEQTLFNHYLKLLNKVVPINDEESFKLGIVLSYLKQYQASQYLLLPLHRRGKFQTFQLFHALSYNYYYLGHIEQSEYFWQALTQFLKANPGFPPWVVDESRQYFNRHIEPLLTSEDQHERLYGLFLLNQLNGKEVLMTKDVWDILETLGDYEKLYLSYLIQNLQLTKLHFIHKGMEKLYHLPKTKGDDALFLSWINYADSLSVEKIDVDEVNAYVAAVTYLYFNAGAQSLNRQELIELFDVCPEMFEIALNWLLSI
- the clpP gene encoding ATP-dependent Clp endopeptidase proteolytic subunit ClpP, which encodes MNLIPTVIETTNRGERAYDIYSRLLKDRIIMLGSAIDDNVANSIVSQLLFLQAQDAEKDIYLYINSPGGSVTAGFAIYDTIQHIKPDVQTICIGMAASMGSFLLAAGAKGKRYALPNAEVMIHQPLGGAQGQATEIEIAANHILKTRAKLNKILAERTGQDIEKIEKDTDRDNFLTAEEAKAYGLIDEVMQPE
- a CDS encoding gluconeogenesis factor YvcK family protein produces the protein MKQLKLVLIGGGTGLSVLARGLKSFPIDITAIVTVADDGGSTGKIRSEMDIPAPGDVRNVLVALSDVEPLLEQLFQYRFEKDIISGHSVGNLLIAALTNITNDFGHAVKELSKILNIKGRVIPSTNSSVALNAEMEDGEIVTGESNIPRKHKKIKRVFLEPADVKPMDEAVAALREADLIVLGPGSLYTSVISNLCVNGIAEAIVESDAKKLYVSNIMTQPGETDEYTVTDHIRAIHQQLGANVIDFVIANQLPFSQEILQKYEDKGAKPVYCDEEVLKEQGVQLVTGEHLAEITEHEYVRHRTEILAEMIYEIALQEISTIQFDPDQFKS